In one Salvia hispanica cultivar TCC Black 2014 unplaced genomic scaffold, UniMelb_Shisp_WGS_1.0 HiC_scaffold_1174, whole genome shotgun sequence genomic region, the following are encoded:
- the LOC125198037 gene encoding COP9 signalosome complex subunit 4-like: MESAFASASAITDQRQKIEQYKHILATVLSSNDVLQAKQFVDHMLSDDVPLVVSRQLLQVFAQELGRLEPEFQKEISHYTLNQIQPRVVSFEEQVLIIREKLAELYESEQQWSKAAQMLSGIDLDSGMRVIDDTFRLTKCVQIARLYLEDDDAVNAEAFINKASFLVSNSQQEVLNLQYKVCYARILDLKRKFLEAALRHYDISQIEKRKIGDEEIDEEALEQALAAAVTCTILAAAGPRRSRVLATLYKDERCSKLKIYPILQKVYLERILRKPEIDAFSEELKPHQKATLPDNSTVLDRAMIEHNLLSASKLYTNISFEELGTLLGIAPQKAEKIASRMICEDRMRGSIDQVEAFIHFEDDAEELQQWDQQIFGLCQALNEILDSMAKKGLPIPV, translated from the exons ATGGAGAGCGCCTTTGCTAGCGCGTCGGCAATCACTGACCAACGCCAGAAGATCGAACAGTACAAGCACATTCTCGCCACCGTCCTCTCCTCAAACGATGTGCTTCAAGCCAAACAGTTTGTCGACCACA TGTTATCCGACGATGTGCCACTTGTTGTTTCGAGACAGCTTCTGCAGGTATTTGCCCAGGAATTGGGAAGGTTGGAACCAGAGTTTCAGAAGGAAATTTCCCATTATACCCTCaatcagatccaacctcgagTTGTTTCGTTTGAGGAACAG GTTTTGATAATCAGAGAAAAACTGGCTGAATTGTATGAATCTGAACAACAATGGTCAAAAGCTGCACAGATGCTTAGTGGCATTGACCTAGATTCTGGGATGAG AGTGATTGATGATACATTCAGGCTTACAAAATGTGTCCAAATTGCTCGTCTTTACCTCGAG GATGATGACGCCGTTAATGCTGAAGCTTTTATAAACAAAGCTTCTTTTTTGGTTAGCAACAGTCAGCAGGAAGTACTGAATTTACAATACAAG GTTTGTTATGCTAGGATTCTAGATCTAAAAAGGAAGTTTCTGGAAGCTGCACTACGGCATTATGACATATCCCAAATTGAAAAGCGGAAAATCGGAGATGA AGAGATCGATGAAGAAGCACTGGAGCAAGCTTTAGCTGCTGCTGTGACCTGCACAATTTTGGCAGCTGCTGGGCCTCGTCGTTCTCGTGTTCTTGCAACCCTTTACAAG GATGAACGGTGTTCTAAGCTAAAGATTTATCCAATCTTGCAGAAG GTATATCTGGAGAGAATTTTGAGAAAACCTGAAATTGATGCGTTTTCTGAAGAACTGAAGCCGCATCAG AAAGCAACTTTGCCTGACAATTCTACTGTTCTTGATCGAGCCATGATTGAGCATAATCTCCTTAGTGCTAGCAAACTCTATACAAATATTAG TTTTGAAGAGTTGGGCACATTGTTGGGCATTGCTCCTCAAAAG GCTGAGAAAATAGCTTCTCGAATGATATGTGAAGATAGGATGAGGGGTTCTATTGATCAG GTCGAAGCTTTTATACATTTTGAGGATGACGCCGAGGAATTGCAGCAATGGGATCAACAG ATATTTGGCTTGTGCCAGGCTCTCAATGAAATTCTTGATAGCATGGCGAAGAAGGGTTTGCCCATTCCTGTCTAA